The following coding sequences lie in one Alloacidobacterium dinghuense genomic window:
- a CDS encoding isocitrate lyase/PEP mutase family protein, translating into MTTHPIETEGLGSQENFRARRRAFRTLHEAGCFVIPNPCDIGSARYLQQLGFPALATTSAGFAFSKGLPDSEVALTCERNLAYIADIAGAVDVPVNADFASGYGESPQDVAGNVTRCIATGVAGLSIEDATGDPSSPLYELPLAVERVRAAREAIDQSRADVLLTARAECFLVGHHDALRESVRRLQAFAEAGADVLFAPGPHDPTAIKALVDAVRPKPINVLVVRDSGLSVADIAALGVRRISVGGALALAAWTGFMRAAQKLKSEGSFAGFTSLVSYADINGFFVTDYRRRQSDGGRSAGSPS; encoded by the coding sequence ATGACAACGCACCCTATCGAAACGGAAGGCCTGGGATCGCAAGAGAACTTCAGAGCCCGTCGCCGGGCTTTCCGCACTCTGCATGAGGCAGGCTGTTTCGTGATTCCGAATCCGTGCGACATCGGCTCTGCACGGTACCTGCAGCAGCTCGGATTCCCCGCGCTGGCGACGACCAGCGCGGGCTTCGCGTTCTCGAAGGGGCTTCCTGACTCCGAAGTTGCGCTCACTTGTGAGCGTAACCTGGCATACATTGCCGATATCGCGGGCGCGGTCGATGTTCCGGTCAATGCGGACTTTGCGTCCGGCTATGGAGAGTCACCGCAAGACGTGGCCGGTAATGTCACACGCTGCATCGCGACCGGCGTCGCGGGACTGTCGATCGAGGATGCAACTGGCGATCCATCGTCGCCGCTTTACGAGCTGCCGCTCGCCGTCGAGCGTGTGCGCGCTGCGCGCGAGGCGATCGATCAGTCCCGTGCCGACGTCCTGCTGACGGCCAGGGCAGAATGTTTCCTTGTTGGCCATCATGATGCGCTTCGCGAGTCGGTCCGGCGTCTGCAGGCATTCGCTGAGGCGGGGGCGGACGTGCTATTCGCGCCCGGCCCCCACGATCCCACAGCGATCAAAGCGCTCGTTGACGCGGTTCGGCCGAAGCCGATCAACGTCCTGGTGGTTCGGGACAGTGGCTTGAGCGTCGCCGACATCGCGGCGCTCGGCGTGCGACGCATCAGTGTCGGCGGCGCGTTGGCGCTTGCTGCATGGACCGGTTTCATGCGCGCAGCGCAGAAGTTGAAGTCGGAGGGGAGTTTCGCAGGCTTCACGAGCTTGGTGTCGTACGCCGACATCAACGGGTTCTTCGTGACCGACTACCGCAGGCGGCAGTCTGATGGGGGGCGATCGGCGGGGTCACCAAGCTGA
- a CDS encoding FAD-dependent oxidoreductase, with translation MTETARSTLLSNAANAALMFPVLSSAQIARIASHGVIRPITRGEVLIENGQTNVPFFVVKAGEIEVIRPSALDEILVAIVGPAQFTGDISMILGRPAQMRLRVSDSGEVVQLTRDQMHALIQTDAEISEVLMRALIQRRVAVVAQGIGDVLLIGSVGSRATLRIKQFLTRNGHPFKYLDLDRDVDVRQLLDRFHAEPAEIPVVICRDEAVLKNPSNQEIADCLGFNMGIDRTQRRDVVIVGAGPAGLAAAVYAASEGLDVLVIEASSPGGQAGSSSRIENYLGFPTGISGGELAGRAYAQAQKFGAEVMIAKGAAELACEHNAYGVRLDDGVTIPARTVVIATGARYRRPSLANLGQFEGVGVYYNATFMEAQLCDGDEVIVVGGANSAGQAALFLAQTVRRVHLLVRSSSLSASMSRYLIRRIEETPTIQIKTRTEIVALEGNGHLERVRWRDGTGAVTNQNIKHVFLMTGAEANTGWLNGRVALDTRGFIKTGWDLTQEDLAAAHWPLDRSPYLLETSLPGVFAVGDVRCGNVKRVASAVGEGSIAVSFVHRALDRAI, from the coding sequence GTGACTGAGACCGCACGCTCGACGCTGCTCTCAAACGCCGCGAATGCAGCGCTCATGTTTCCGGTGTTGAGTTCTGCGCAGATTGCACGGATTGCTTCGCACGGAGTGATTCGTCCAATCACCCGCGGCGAAGTGTTGATCGAGAATGGCCAAACCAACGTGCCGTTCTTTGTAGTGAAGGCCGGTGAGATCGAGGTCATTCGCCCATCGGCACTGGACGAGATTCTGGTCGCGATTGTCGGGCCGGCTCAGTTCACCGGTGACATCAGCATGATCCTCGGTCGCCCCGCGCAGATGCGCCTCCGTGTGAGTGACTCTGGCGAAGTCGTCCAACTGACACGCGACCAGATGCACGCCCTCATTCAAACCGACGCCGAAATCAGCGAAGTGCTGATGAGAGCGTTGATCCAACGACGGGTCGCGGTGGTTGCGCAGGGGATCGGTGACGTGCTGCTCATCGGCTCCGTCGGGTCCAGGGCAACGCTACGAATCAAACAATTCTTAACGCGCAATGGCCACCCCTTCAAGTACCTCGATCTTGATCGGGACGTCGATGTACGGCAATTGCTCGATCGCTTTCACGCGGAGCCGGCGGAGATACCTGTCGTGATCTGCCGCGATGAGGCGGTGTTGAAGAATCCCAGCAATCAGGAGATCGCCGACTGTCTCGGCTTCAATATGGGGATCGATCGCACCCAGCGGCGCGATGTCGTCATCGTTGGCGCCGGACCAGCGGGTCTTGCGGCCGCCGTTTACGCGGCTTCCGAGGGACTCGATGTGCTGGTTATCGAGGCGAGCTCGCCTGGAGGACAAGCGGGCTCGAGCTCGAGAATCGAGAACTACCTTGGATTTCCAACAGGGATTTCAGGGGGAGAGCTGGCCGGACGCGCCTACGCCCAGGCACAGAAGTTTGGCGCCGAGGTCATGATCGCGAAAGGCGCCGCGGAGTTGGCCTGCGAACACAACGCCTACGGCGTGAGACTCGACGACGGCGTGACCATCCCGGCTCGCACAGTGGTCATTGCCACTGGGGCTCGATACCGTAGGCCGTCGCTCGCGAATCTCGGTCAGTTCGAAGGTGTGGGTGTCTACTACAACGCGACTTTCATGGAAGCGCAGCTCTGCGACGGCGATGAAGTCATAGTCGTAGGCGGAGCGAACTCGGCCGGCCAGGCCGCGTTGTTTCTGGCGCAGACGGTGAGACGCGTGCATCTGCTCGTCCGCTCCAGCAGTCTTTCGGCGAGCATGTCGCGATACCTGATTCGGCGTATCGAGGAGACCCCAACAATCCAGATCAAGACGAGAACCGAAATCGTGGCTCTTGAGGGAAACGGACATCTAGAGCGTGTGCGGTGGCGCGACGGCACGGGCGCGGTAACGAATCAAAATATTAAGCACGTATTCTTGATGACGGGCGCAGAAGCCAACACCGGTTGGCTGAATGGCCGTGTCGCGCTCGATACGAGAGGTTTTATCAAGACCGGATGGGACCTCACGCAGGAAGATCTCGCCGCTGCCCATTGGCCGCTCGACCGCTCACCATATCTGCTCGAAACCTCACTTCCGGGCGTGTTCGCCGTGGGTGACGTTCGGTGCGGCAATGTCAAACGCGTGGCATCGGCAGTCGGTGAAGGATCGATCGCGGTTTCGTTTGTCCATCGCGCGCTTGACCGCGCGATTTGA
- a CDS encoding response regulator transcription factor, which produces MTSPDTPTVFIVDDDARMRAATQRLLRTVGLHSESFATPEDFLRRKLPDGPSCLLLDVRLPGMSGLEVQHKLIEAGAQIPIIFITGHADIPMTVKAMKSGAVEFLPKPFRDQDLIDAIQLALKRDSETRRQQNEIAELKARYAKLTAREREVMRLIVSGMLTKQIASTLGTTEITVTVQRGQVMHKMQANSPAELGRMAEKLKLPTTASPNG; this is translated from the coding sequence ATGACCTCTCCCGATACTCCTACTGTGTTCATTGTTGATGATGATGCCCGCATGCGCGCGGCCACGCAGCGTTTATTAAGGACAGTAGGTTTGCATTCCGAGTCGTTTGCTACGCCGGAGGATTTTCTACGGCGCAAGCTTCCAGATGGTCCCAGTTGCCTTTTGCTAGACGTGCGACTCCCTGGAATGAGTGGTTTGGAGGTCCAACACAAATTAATTGAAGCGGGAGCGCAGATCCCTATCATTTTCATCACGGGCCATGCAGACATCCCAATGACTGTGAAAGCAATGAAGTCAGGAGCAGTGGAATTTTTGCCAAAGCCTTTCCGGGATCAGGATCTGATAGATGCGATTCAGCTGGCTCTGAAGCGTGACAGCGAAACAAGGCGACAGCAGAACGAGATTGCGGAATTGAAAGCACGCTACGCGAAGTTGACCGCACGCGAGCGCGAGGTAATGCGACTGATAGTTTCAGGTATGCTCACAAAACAGATCGCCTCGACACTTGGTACGACCGAAATCACTGTGACGGTGCAGCGTGGGCAAGTAATGCACAAGATGCAAGCCAACTCCCCCGCTGAACTGGGAAGAATGGCAGAAAAGCTTAAGCTGCCGACAACGGCTAGCCCAAACGGCTGA
- a CDS encoding peroxidase family protein, protein MNQCATSVPNHCPTQARAGVAIDASLNPSMYARMFPELPSFQADEQFLHALGRGGGLCDCGDVDDSPSSLGDTAAGWPIFGQFVAHDITADRSILRSHTQTAELRNARSPQLNLECLYGDGPTGHPFLYRRDDPAKFLLGLDEADLQRNSEGIAIISDPRNDSHMLMSQLHLAMLKAHNAFVDEARLAGVANDRVFEEAARQMRCHYQWIVLNEFLPTLVGRSLADEVLREGPQWFRSSHGAFIPLEFADAAYRYGHSQIRHRYQLNLHSDPIPLFPDLLGFREVPRQRTVDWRLFFDAPGSTSAQRSKKIDGKLVRALIKLPVAVTGECEIEDYHSLAVRDLQRGQGVGLPSGEAVARHIGIAPLNAEQVGLAPMGWRGETPLWYYVLREADVCTGGHRLGPVGGLIVAEVLIALIDADATSFRRSHEEWRPRKRLTELLAP, encoded by the coding sequence ATGAATCAATGCGCCACATCGGTCCCAAATCACTGCCCAACCCAGGCGCGAGCCGGAGTGGCAATCGATGCATCGCTGAACCCCTCAATGTATGCTCGGATGTTTCCCGAGTTGCCGTCTTTTCAGGCCGACGAGCAATTCCTTCACGCACTCGGTCGTGGGGGCGGTCTCTGCGATTGCGGTGACGTCGATGACTCCCCCTCCTCTCTGGGGGACACTGCGGCTGGTTGGCCTATCTTCGGCCAATTCGTGGCTCACGACATAACAGCTGACCGCTCCATTTTGCGATCTCATACCCAAACTGCAGAATTACGCAATGCACGCAGCCCGCAACTCAACCTTGAATGCCTATATGGTGACGGGCCGACCGGTCATCCATTCCTCTACCGGCGTGACGATCCAGCGAAGTTCCTGCTTGGCTTGGACGAAGCGGACCTCCAACGAAATTCAGAAGGCATCGCGATTATCAGTGACCCGCGCAACGATTCGCACATGCTCATGTCGCAACTGCATCTCGCCATGCTCAAGGCACACAACGCGTTTGTCGATGAAGCTCGGCTCGCGGGAGTAGCGAACGATCGCGTGTTTGAAGAAGCGGCTCGGCAGATGCGGTGCCACTATCAATGGATTGTTCTCAACGAATTTCTACCTACGCTCGTCGGGCGGTCGCTTGCAGACGAGGTGCTTCGAGAAGGCCCGCAATGGTTTCGCTCGAGTCATGGCGCATTCATACCGCTCGAGTTTGCTGACGCAGCCTACCGGTATGGCCACTCTCAGATTCGCCACCGCTACCAATTGAACTTGCATAGTGATCCCATACCGCTCTTTCCTGATCTCCTGGGATTCCGTGAGGTACCGCGTCAGCGCACGGTCGACTGGAGGCTGTTCTTCGACGCGCCCGGTTCGACATCCGCCCAGCGATCCAAGAAGATCGATGGAAAGCTTGTGCGAGCACTCATTAAGTTGCCAGTAGCCGTCACCGGTGAGTGCGAGATCGAAGACTATCATTCACTCGCCGTGCGCGACCTGCAACGGGGACAAGGTGTCGGGCTACCGTCTGGCGAGGCCGTAGCCCGCCATATCGGAATCGCGCCGCTCAACGCGGAGCAGGTCGGCCTCGCTCCCATGGGTTGGCGTGGTGAAACTCCTTTGTGGTACTACGTTCTCCGCGAAGCTGACGTCTGTACGGGTGGTCATCGTCTTGGTCCAGTTGGCGGCCTGATCGTGGCAGAGGTTTTGATCGCACTTATCGATGCAGACGCGACATCGTTTCGCCGGAGCCATGAGGAATGGCGGCCTCGAAAAAGACTTACCGAGTTGCTGGCCCCTTAA
- a CDS encoding two-component regulator propeller domain-containing protein translates to MTDVVRFFARNTTRQRRFDLWLWSWLVFLCVPLYGIDRDRSLNQLYHTAWTHLEGAPGEVRALAQTADGYLWLGTATGLFRFDGIRFEPYKPQSGQAFPQRSISSLFAEPDGGLWVSYWYGGASFIKNGTVTEYGKEEGLPSRPVLAFARDRKGVFWIAAGKDGLARLEGSRWRKIGPELGFAGPANTVFVDHTGTVWVGTPTSVVYLMEAGNRFQIAAQGLAAVYNFAESPDGKLWMAETGYGVRAVPLPAKSHGKPSPAIFVGSQAITFDKQGSLWITSLGGGIRRVPYPEHLHQTQTISPSAWQFHNSEIEAFTQKDGLTSDYIYSVLEDREGNVWIGASGGLDRFRESPVVSVPLQPISYRGALPIPSLHSFTTSALAVGDQGSLWAAGVGPQLLLKIQKDSIATQLRDHPAECAYRDSNGVVWFATPYSVFRLSDERLDAIGLKQGAITYNYDGAEPDGQGLTLRRRDLPTAGGITPNPRPRVKALTEDSLGRLWISMESGTFRLERAGWTSLESLGGPQGTATAEFTDSQERIWFGFANMVAMLDGDGVRIFSGKDGVQVGAVTSIQGKGTKIWIGGELGLEFFDGSRFHPVHPSDGSALGGVSGIVVAPEDGLWFSENRGIIHIPEAQLRQVGSSKVEFETFGFLDGLTADLRGPLSSPSAVQTTDDRIWFATTNGVAWINPKRIVRNAVPPPVLIESVIADGRKYGISTSLKLPPRAGDVQIAYTATSLTVPERVRFRYRLEGQDKEWQDAGTRREAFYTNLDPGPYHFRVIACNNDGVWNEAGTVLDFVVLPAFYQTVTFRILCVLALVAVLWSLYLLRVRSIEQRHLERNRAEEMLRHARAELAHMNRVSTMGELTASLAHEIKQPIGAAVANAEACLRLLNRNQPDLPEAREAAMEMARDARRAADIIDHVRSLFRKDSSHQEIIDLNEVIQEMVVMLQKEANRHSVTMRTNPSEGLPKVMADRVQIQQALMNLMLNGIEAMGDTSGELSINSQLRDDGQVLIAVSDTGVGLPTENADEIFNAFFTTKSQGTGLGLAITRSIVESHGGRIWATANSGPGATFQFTLPIRQAGAA, encoded by the coding sequence TTGACCGATGTCGTAAGGTTCTTTGCCCGGAACACAACCCGTCAGAGGAGATTCGACCTCTGGCTCTGGTCTTGGCTCGTATTTCTCTGCGTTCCCCTTTACGGGATTGACCGTGATCGCAGCCTCAACCAGCTCTACCACACTGCCTGGACCCATCTGGAAGGAGCGCCGGGTGAGGTACGCGCGTTGGCCCAAACCGCGGACGGCTATTTGTGGCTAGGGACTGCAACTGGATTATTTCGTTTCGATGGAATTCGATTCGAACCCTACAAACCGCAATCCGGGCAGGCCTTTCCCCAACGTAGCATTTCCTCTCTATTCGCCGAGCCAGACGGCGGCCTATGGGTGAGTTATTGGTACGGAGGGGCCAGTTTCATTAAGAATGGGACAGTGACCGAGTACGGGAAGGAGGAGGGGCTTCCTTCCCGTCCAGTGTTGGCCTTCGCGCGTGACCGGAAAGGGGTATTTTGGATAGCAGCAGGGAAAGATGGGCTCGCTCGACTCGAGGGCTCACGTTGGAGAAAGATTGGTCCTGAATTAGGTTTCGCAGGACCAGCCAACACCGTTTTCGTAGATCACACCGGCACGGTTTGGGTGGGGACGCCGACCAGTGTCGTATATCTCATGGAGGCGGGAAACCGTTTTCAGATAGCTGCACAGGGCTTGGCAGCTGTCTATAATTTTGCCGAATCGCCAGACGGCAAATTGTGGATGGCCGAAACGGGCTACGGGGTACGGGCTGTTCCGTTGCCAGCAAAAAGTCATGGAAAGCCGAGCCCGGCAATCTTTGTGGGATCTCAGGCAATCACATTTGACAAGCAAGGAAGTCTTTGGATTACCAGCTTGGGCGGTGGAATCCGTCGAGTTCCGTATCCCGAGCATCTGCATCAAACGCAGACAATAAGTCCGTCTGCGTGGCAGTTCCACAATTCCGAGATCGAGGCGTTCACGCAAAAGGATGGTCTTACAAGCGATTACATATATAGCGTGCTCGAGGACCGCGAGGGCAACGTATGGATCGGCGCGAGCGGCGGATTAGATCGATTCCGTGAGAGTCCCGTCGTTTCAGTGCCTCTTCAGCCAATTTCTTACCGTGGTGCTTTGCCGATCCCATCATTGCACTCTTTTACAACGAGCGCGCTGGCAGTGGGCGACCAAGGGTCGCTTTGGGCTGCCGGTGTGGGACCTCAGCTCCTGCTGAAGATTCAAAAGGACAGCATCGCGACGCAACTGCGCGACCATCCGGCTGAATGCGCCTATCGTGATTCAAATGGAGTTGTCTGGTTCGCGACGCCCTATTCCGTTTTCCGTCTTTCAGACGAGCGTTTGGACGCGATTGGTCTGAAGCAAGGAGCAATTACTTATAACTACGATGGCGCCGAGCCTGATGGGCAGGGACTGACACTGCGCCGCCGCGATTTGCCAACAGCAGGTGGGATCACTCCGAATCCCCGACCGCGCGTTAAAGCTCTCACTGAGGACTCTTTGGGCAGGCTGTGGATATCGATGGAGTCCGGAACCTTTCGATTAGAGCGGGCCGGTTGGACAAGCCTCGAGAGCTTGGGAGGTCCGCAGGGCACCGCAACTGCAGAGTTCACTGATTCGCAGGAGCGAATATGGTTCGGGTTCGCGAATATGGTCGCGATGCTGGACGGAGACGGAGTCAGGATTTTTTCTGGGAAGGACGGCGTTCAAGTCGGAGCCGTTACATCGATCCAGGGCAAAGGAACGAAGATTTGGATTGGTGGCGAGTTGGGATTAGAGTTTTTTGATGGCAGCCGTTTTCACCCAGTACATCCATCGGATGGCAGCGCCTTAGGCGGCGTTTCAGGAATCGTTGTCGCTCCTGAAGATGGCTTATGGTTTTCAGAAAATCGGGGAATCATTCACATTCCCGAAGCTCAGCTTCGACAGGTGGGCTCCAGTAAAGTGGAATTCGAGACCTTCGGTTTCCTAGACGGGTTGACCGCAGACCTCAGGGGCCCCCTCTCTTCACCGTCGGCTGTACAAACAACAGACGACCGCATCTGGTTCGCCACAACAAATGGGGTAGCTTGGATCAATCCGAAGCGTATCGTACGGAACGCAGTGCCTCCGCCAGTATTGATCGAGTCTGTTATTGCTGACGGTAGGAAATACGGGATCTCAACTTCTTTGAAGTTGCCGCCACGAGCTGGAGATGTGCAAATCGCCTATACGGCTACAAGTCTCACTGTTCCCGAACGGGTTCGCTTTCGCTATAGGCTTGAAGGACAAGATAAGGAGTGGCAGGATGCAGGAACGCGCCGGGAGGCTTTCTACACAAACCTCGATCCGGGACCTTATCACTTCCGTGTGATCGCATGTAACAACGACGGGGTCTGGAATGAAGCTGGAACAGTGCTGGATTTTGTTGTGCTGCCGGCGTTCTACCAAACGGTCACATTCAGAATTCTCTGTGTCCTCGCCCTAGTGGCGGTTTTGTGGTCGCTCTACCTGCTGCGGGTCCGCAGCATCGAGCAACGTCATCTCGAACGCAATCGCGCTGAAGAAATGCTTCGGCACGCCCGGGCAGAGCTTGCACACATGAACCGAGTGAGTACCATGGGCGAACTGACCGCCTCGCTGGCGCACGAAATCAAACAGCCGATTGGGGCGGCTGTCGCAAATGCGGAAGCGTGCTTGCGACTACTCAATCGTAATCAGCCCGATCTGCCGGAGGCACGCGAAGCTGCCATGGAGATGGCGAGAGATGCTCGGCGTGCAGCCGATATCATCGACCATGTCCGATCTTTGTTCCGAAAGGATTCGTCACACCAGGAAATAATTGACCTAAACGAAGTCATCCAAGAGATGGTTGTGATGCTCCAGAAAGAGGCAAATCGACATTCCGTTACGATGCGTACCAATCCTTCCGAAGGACTTCCCAAGGTGATGGCGGATCGTGTGCAGATACAGCAGGCATTGATGAATCTCATGCTCAATGGGATTGAGGCCATGGGGGACACGAGCGGCGAGCTCAGCATCAACTCGCAGTTGAGGGACGACGGTCAAGTGCTGATCGCGGTCAGCGATACCGGCGTGGGGCTGCCCACTGAAAACGCCGACGAGATCTTTAATGCGTTCTTTACCACCAAGTCGCAAGGCACCGGTCTGGGCTTGGCGATCACTCGTTCCATTGTCGAGTCGCATGGCGGCCGTATCTGGGCCACCGCGAACTCCGGACCCGGGGCAACGTTTCAATTTACGCTGCCGATCAGACAGGCAGGAGCTGCATGA
- a CDS encoding response regulator transcription factor → MVAVIEDDESYRVAVQRLLKSTGFSVQSFASAEDFLNSGQQHETGCLISDIRMPGMSGLELQSKLNSDHCRIPTIFITAHGDEKMRLQAMRGGAVKFLAKPFDGETLLEAVRVALNG, encoded by the coding sequence ATGGTTGCAGTTATCGAAGACGACGAATCGTATCGAGTCGCCGTCCAACGTTTGCTGAAGTCGACAGGCTTTTCAGTGCAATCGTTCGCCTCTGCGGAGGATTTCTTGAATTCTGGCCAGCAACACGAAACTGGGTGTCTGATCAGTGATATCAGAATGCCGGGGATGTCAGGGCTAGAGCTCCAGTCCAAGCTGAATTCTGATCATTGCCGGATCCCGACCATCTTCATCACCGCACACGGCGACGAAAAGATGCGCCTGCAGGCAATGCGAGGCGGTGCCGTGAAATTTCTCGCGAAGCCTTTTGACGGCGAAACTCTACTTGAGGCTGTTCGAGTGGCCCTGAACGGTTGA